In Amycolatopsis endophytica, the following are encoded in one genomic region:
- a CDS encoding helix-turn-helix domain-containing protein — protein MILLDEPTERVCAAIKSGRLAPVRLAIVAPGGYGKTAVLGHLAGSPGVRLVDDAHLLSEAELSEVARHLDDDAAGLVVAARPHPRPSGLNQVLGRLHGQLVLRPFDRLRTETFLARAGRAMQAEAVQAQTAGVPGFVRLLAAGDGELLAAFRHELDQAGEDSLCHLLAAEAGADPDLLTALGLSPATTEAVRATGFLGPDGRLLPVAARALRELVPADRRIALRLRLIRRQLDRGGPVLGLVRPLVGTGVTGADAAAAFEVAATEATGEPALAARLYEAAVRAGRPTAAVGSRWAEAVARTGDFDTALQLADEVIASDEAADRAEGAQVAGAALAHRGQLARSAELFQWSDTSAARCFAVVGLAGSGRLAEAEKLLAKSAVDGPPTLLSGAVSSAAQGVLESVTGQPAVALSTLIRSAEMLEPVSDRVLLPDSPAALGALVALHSGEAAIAEPLLERAISSGVLVPRHRLLLAWIAMLRGDEEGATAQLRSAGDQLSPRDWLFAVGLRVGLARRASDLAGLRRIWIQAREAVIRHPVDLFTFLPFGEFEVAAARLGERDRLAPHLRQARELLAGLGDPPLWASALHWSGLHAAVIAEQPEEAAAHAAALTEASSSGPYFATIARAAECWLEVLGGEVDAAAVESAARELHGVGLCWDGARLAGQAAIRTSDRKAMVVLLDCARVLQGRPGREAVEHAGGVRLSERERQVAELVVAGLTYKQIGDRLFISAKTVEHHMARMRQRLGSGSRGELLAELREIVQVSA, from the coding sequence GTGATCCTGCTGGACGAACCCACCGAGCGGGTCTGCGCGGCGATCAAGTCCGGCAGGCTCGCGCCGGTCCGCCTGGCGATCGTGGCCCCCGGCGGCTACGGCAAGACCGCCGTGCTCGGCCACCTGGCCGGTTCGCCCGGTGTCCGGCTGGTCGACGACGCCCATCTGCTGTCCGAGGCCGAACTGTCCGAGGTGGCCCGGCACCTCGACGACGACGCGGCCGGGCTGGTCGTCGCCGCGCGACCGCACCCGCGGCCGTCCGGGCTGAACCAGGTGCTCGGCAGGCTGCACGGGCAGCTGGTGCTGCGGCCGTTCGACCGGCTCCGTACGGAGACCTTCCTGGCCAGGGCCGGTCGCGCGATGCAGGCCGAGGCCGTGCAGGCGCAGACCGCGGGGGTGCCGGGATTCGTGCGGTTGCTGGCCGCGGGTGACGGCGAGCTGCTCGCGGCGTTCCGGCACGAGCTGGACCAGGCGGGCGAGGACTCGTTGTGTCACCTGCTGGCGGCCGAAGCCGGTGCCGATCCGGACCTGCTCACGGCGCTGGGCCTGTCCCCGGCGACCACGGAGGCCGTGCGCGCCACCGGCTTCCTCGGCCCGGACGGCCGGTTGCTGCCGGTCGCGGCGCGGGCGTTGCGTGAACTGGTGCCCGCGGACCGGCGGATCGCGTTGCGGCTGCGGCTCATCCGGCGTCAGCTGGACCGCGGCGGACCGGTGCTGGGCCTGGTCCGCCCGCTGGTCGGGACCGGCGTGACCGGCGCCGACGCCGCGGCCGCGTTCGAGGTCGCCGCGACGGAGGCCACCGGGGAGCCCGCGCTGGCCGCGCGGTTGTACGAGGCCGCGGTGCGGGCCGGGCGCCCGACGGCGGCGGTCGGTTCCCGCTGGGCGGAGGCGGTCGCGCGCACCGGCGACTTCGACACCGCGCTCCAGCTGGCGGATGAGGTGATCGCCTCCGACGAGGCCGCGGACCGGGCGGAAGGGGCGCAGGTCGCGGGCGCGGCGCTGGCGCACCGTGGTCAGCTGGCACGCAGCGCGGAACTGTTCCAGTGGTCCGACACGTCCGCGGCACGCTGCTTCGCGGTGGTCGGGCTGGCCGGATCCGGGCGGCTCGCCGAGGCCGAGAAGCTGCTTGCGAAGTCCGCCGTGGACGGTCCGCCGACACTGCTGTCCGGCGCTGTTTCCTCCGCGGCGCAGGGTGTTCTGGAGTCGGTGACCGGTCAGCCAGCGGTCGCGCTGTCCACTTTGATCCGTTCGGCCGAGATGCTGGAGCCGGTGTCAGACCGTGTCCTGCTGCCGGACAGTCCGGCGGCGCTCGGCGCGCTGGTGGCGCTGCACTCCGGTGAAGCCGCGATCGCGGAACCGTTGCTGGAGCGCGCGATTTCGTCGGGGGTGCTGGTGCCGCGGCACCGGCTGCTGCTGGCGTGGATCGCGATGCTGCGAGGCGACGAGGAGGGCGCGACAGCGCAGCTGCGGTCGGCGGGTGACCAGTTGTCGCCGCGGGACTGGCTGTTCGCGGTCGGGTTGCGGGTCGGGCTGGCGCGCCGCGCGAGCGATCTGGCGGGGTTGCGGCGGATCTGGATCCAGGCGCGTGAGGCGGTGATCCGGCATCCGGTAGACCTGTTCACGTTCCTGCCGTTCGGCGAGTTCGAGGTGGCCGCGGCGCGGCTCGGGGAACGTGACCGGCTGGCACCGCACCTGCGGCAGGCGCGGGAGTTGCTGGCCGGCCTGGGGGATCCGCCGTTGTGGGCGAGCGCGCTGCACTGGAGCGGTTTGCACGCGGCAGTGATCGCCGAGCAGCCCGAGGAGGCCGCCGCACACGCCGCGGCGCTGACTGAGGCATCCTCGTCGGGACCGTACTTCGCGACGATCGCGCGCGCGGCCGAGTGCTGGCTGGAGGTGCTGGGCGGGGAGGTCGACGCGGCGGCGGTCGAGTCGGCGGCGCGTGAGCTGCACGGGGTCGGCCTGTGCTGGGACGGTGCGCGGTTGGCCGGCCAGGCGGCGATCCGGACGTCGGACCGCAAGGCGATGGTCGTGTTGCTGGACTGCGCGCGGGTGCTCCAGGGCAGGCCGGGCCGGGAAGCGGTGGAGCACGCGGGTGGCGTGCGGTTGAGCGAGCGGGAGCGGCAGGTCGCGGAGCTGGTGGTCGCCGGGTTGACGTACAAGCAGATCGGCGACCGGTTGTTCATCTCCGCGAAGACGGTCGAACACCACATGGCGCGGATGCGGCAGCGGCTCGGGTCGGGCAGTCGTGGTGAGCTGCTGGCCGAGCTGCGGGAGATCGTGCAGGTGTCGGCCTAG
- a CDS encoding L,D-transpeptidase, with protein sequence MSVKKIVAAVMGALVLTACGNATEQATGVRDVAATAATAADTTTPAAPVTTTTAPPSTTTEAPATTSNSSSTKSTTKKTTTSTRKASAGVPCAATAEACVDLSARKAWLLEDGEVVYGPVQIMPGMPSNPTPVGTFSVTSKVKNYHSREFDAPMPNSVFFQPGIAFHQGSLSKYSHGCIHLSNGASARFFSTLSAGDTVQVVR encoded by the coding sequence GTGAGTGTGAAGAAGATCGTGGCCGCCGTGATGGGCGCCCTGGTGCTCACCGCTTGCGGGAACGCCACCGAGCAAGCGACGGGCGTCCGGGACGTGGCCGCCACCGCCGCCACCGCCGCCGACACCACCACCCCCGCCGCGCCGGTGACCACCACGACCGCCCCGCCGTCCACCACCACCGAGGCACCCGCCACCACCAGCAACAGCTCCAGCACGAAATCCACCACCAAGAAGACCACGACGTCCACCAGGAAAGCTTCCGCGGGCGTCCCCTGCGCGGCCACGGCCGAGGCGTGCGTCGACCTCTCCGCGCGCAAAGCGTGGCTGCTCGAGGACGGCGAGGTGGTCTACGGCCCGGTCCAGATCATGCCCGGTATGCCCAGCAACCCGACCCCGGTCGGCACCTTCAGCGTCACCTCGAAGGTCAAGAACTACCACAGCCGCGAGTTCGACGCCCCCATGCCGAACTCGGTCTTCTTCCAGCCCGGCATCGCCTTCCACCAGGGCAGCCTGTCGAAGTACTCGCACGGCTGCATCCACCTGTCGAACGGCGCGTCGGCCAGGTTCTTCTCCACGCTGTCCGCCGGGGACACCGTCCAGGTGGTCCGCTAG
- a CDS encoding molybdopterin-dependent oxidoreductase produces MPEAITILPGSCRPMRLRPSTSHWGAFSAGLDENGALQVAAHPEDPSPSPLLGNVPSAVTDPTRIAAPAVRRGWLERGPGPDAARGHEDFVEVSWDKALDLLSTELLRVRSEHGNEAIYGGSYGWASAGRFHHAQSQLHRFLNAFGGFTSSRNTYSNGTSSVVLPYIVGSAVDALRNGSSWPTIVANTELLVAFGGVPEKNVFVTPGGVTRHHTPGFLAQLADRNVEVALISPLREDLPDRLQARWYPIRPATDTALMLGLAHTLATEDLHDRQFLDRYCTGYAEFERYLLGAEDGIAKDAPWASALTEIPPEDIVALARRMAVHRTFITVTWSLQRIEHGEQPVWAAIALAAMLGQIGLPGGGFGHGYGSMGDTGDIGPDFRVPHLSQGTNPVRQFIPVARIADMLLNPGTRYHYDGTERVYPDIRLVYWSGGNPFHHHQDLNRLRKAFSQPDTVIVHEPFWTATARHADIVLPTTTALEREDFGSGRRDTHLIAMHRIAEPHAQARDDYVILGAVAARLGIEDQFTEGRTPREWLVDLYESWRERLVDQGVAVPSFPDFWEAGEYRLPNDSSERTLWSDFRANPVAHRLATPSGRIEITSQRVAAFGYDDCPGHPAWLEPVEWLGGERAQRFPLQLIANQPRTRLHGQLDGGAVSQGGKVAGREAVRLHPLDAKPRGIDEGDVVRIFNDRGACLAGAVLATDLRPGVVQLPTGAWFDPVGSLCVHGNPNVLTADVPSSRLSQGCTGQHVLVEIEPFVGEPPGISVRRPPVLSRDRER; encoded by the coding sequence ATGCCAGAGGCAATCACCATCCTTCCTGGTAGTTGTAGACCTATGCGCTTGCGGCCGAGCACCTCACACTGGGGAGCCTTCTCCGCCGGACTCGACGAGAACGGCGCACTCCAGGTGGCTGCCCATCCTGAGGATCCTTCCCCGTCGCCCTTGCTCGGCAACGTGCCGAGCGCGGTGACCGATCCCACCCGGATCGCCGCGCCCGCCGTCCGCCGCGGTTGGCTGGAGCGGGGACCTGGCCCAGATGCGGCACGTGGCCACGAGGACTTCGTCGAAGTCAGCTGGGACAAGGCGCTCGACCTGCTTTCGACCGAGCTTCTCCGAGTGCGGTCCGAACACGGCAACGAAGCCATCTACGGTGGCTCCTACGGCTGGGCGAGTGCCGGCCGGTTCCACCACGCCCAAAGCCAGTTGCACCGGTTCCTCAACGCCTTCGGTGGTTTCACCTCCTCTCGCAACACCTACAGCAACGGCACCAGCTCGGTGGTGCTCCCGTACATCGTCGGCAGCGCCGTGGACGCCCTGCGCAACGGTTCCAGTTGGCCGACGATCGTGGCGAACACCGAACTCCTCGTCGCCTTTGGAGGGGTGCCCGAGAAGAACGTGTTCGTCACGCCCGGCGGTGTCACCCGGCACCACACCCCGGGTTTCCTGGCGCAGCTCGCTGACCGGAACGTCGAGGTCGCCCTGATCAGTCCGCTTCGCGAGGACCTGCCGGACCGTCTCCAGGCCCGGTGGTATCCCATCCGCCCAGCAACCGACACCGCGCTTATGCTCGGGCTCGCGCACACCCTCGCCACGGAAGACCTGCACGATCGGCAGTTCCTCGATCGCTACTGCACTGGTTACGCCGAGTTCGAGCGTTACCTCCTCGGCGCCGAGGACGGCATCGCCAAGGATGCCCCCTGGGCCAGTGCCTTGACCGAGATCCCGCCCGAGGACATCGTCGCCCTCGCCCGCCGTATGGCCGTGCACCGCACGTTCATCACCGTCACCTGGTCCCTGCAACGGATCGAGCACGGTGAGCAACCCGTGTGGGCTGCGATCGCGCTGGCCGCCATGCTCGGCCAGATCGGCCTGCCCGGCGGCGGGTTCGGGCACGGGTACGGCTCGATGGGCGACACCGGCGATATCGGCCCGGACTTCCGCGTGCCGCACCTGTCACAGGGCACCAACCCTGTCCGGCAGTTCATCCCGGTGGCTCGGATCGCGGATATGCTCCTCAACCCCGGAACGCGCTACCACTACGACGGCACCGAACGCGTCTACCCCGACATCCGTCTCGTGTACTGGTCCGGAGGCAACCCCTTTCACCATCATCAGGACCTCAACCGGCTGCGGAAGGCGTTCTCCCAGCCGGACACGGTCATCGTGCACGAACCGTTCTGGACCGCCACCGCCCGGCACGCGGACATCGTGCTGCCCACCACGACCGCGCTCGAGCGCGAGGACTTCGGCTCTGGCCGCCGCGACACCCACCTCATCGCGATGCACCGTATTGCCGAGCCACATGCGCAGGCACGGGACGACTACGTGATCCTCGGTGCGGTAGCTGCCCGACTGGGCATCGAGGACCAGTTCACCGAGGGCCGCACGCCACGTGAATGGCTTGTGGATCTCTACGAGTCATGGCGGGAGCGCCTGGTGGACCAGGGCGTTGCAGTACCGTCCTTTCCGGACTTCTGGGAGGCCGGTGAATACCGGTTGCCGAACGACAGCTCCGAACGGACGCTCTGGTCGGACTTCCGTGCCAATCCGGTGGCACACCGTCTCGCGACTCCGAGCGGCAGGATCGAGATCACTTCCCAGCGAGTCGCCGCGTTCGGGTACGACGACTGTCCGGGGCACCCGGCATGGCTCGAACCCGTCGAGTGGCTCGGCGGTGAGCGTGCCCAACGCTTTCCGTTGCAGCTCATCGCCAACCAGCCGCGAACCAGGCTGCACGGGCAGCTGGACGGCGGCGCAGTCAGTCAGGGTGGGAAGGTCGCCGGCCGGGAAGCGGTTCGCCTGCATCCTCTGGACGCAAAGCCGCGCGGCATCGACGAAGGTGACGTCGTCCGGATATTCAACGACCGAGGGGCCTGTCTCGCGGGCGCCGTGCTCGCCACGGATCTTCGGCCCGGTGTGGTACAGCTTCCGACCGGCGCCTGGTTCGACCCGGTCGGTTCCCTGTGCGTGCACGGCAATCCCAATGTGCTCACCGCCGACGTACCCTCCTCCCGGCTCTCCCAGGGGTGCACCGGCCAGCACGTGCTCGTCGAAATCGAGCCTTTCGTGGGTGAGCCACCTGGTATTTCCGTGCGTCGGCCTCCGGTCCTTTCGCGCGACCGCGAAAGGTAG
- a CDS encoding rhodanese-like domain-containing protein, translating to MRYVIIGAGAVGSTVAAQLQLAGVPSVLIARGEHGARIRERGLRYFRPSGEQLVRIPVATGAAEVELAPDDVLVVATKTQNTEEVLQEWAWRPAGSGVAADLPVLMLQNGLENERAALRRFAPVFGASLWMPTSYLEPGEVSAQGAETSGILWLGQFPSGDDPRLEQIAADLRTAGFGVQIVPDLLRWKAGKLLANLGNAVDALFGLDARAASFGKDVRTEGRRVLAAAGIDPADLRKESEVDTAAADPVEIPGRARGGSSTRQSLVRGTGSVEGDFLNGEIVLLGRLHGVPTPLNEALQRRLALAAARGEAPGSADFAELALSRPPVLVSTDELQRRLESADPPVLLDVRWALGDPNGHRHFLDGHLPGAVYVDLDTELAAPASPAQGRHPIPDVEALQAAARRWGIHANSTVVAYDNSGNLAAARAWWLLRWAGVADVRLLDGGLAAWNDRPLETGFGRVPNPGDVVLEPGHLPVLSMDEAAALPDQGALLDARAGERYRGEQEPVDPRAGHIPGAVSAPTSDNLTPDGRFRSAGELGTRFRELGAAEGPVGVYCGSGVTAAHEVAALAIAGIDAALYPGSWSQWSNQPDRPAATGPKP from the coding sequence ATGCGCTACGTCATCATCGGGGCGGGCGCGGTCGGCTCGACCGTCGCCGCTCAACTGCAACTCGCCGGTGTTCCGTCCGTGCTGATCGCTCGTGGCGAGCACGGCGCGAGGATCCGCGAGCGGGGTCTGAGGTACTTCCGGCCGTCCGGCGAGCAGCTCGTACGGATTCCGGTCGCGACCGGCGCCGCCGAGGTGGAACTCGCTCCGGACGACGTCCTGGTGGTGGCGACCAAGACCCAGAACACCGAGGAGGTACTCCAGGAATGGGCCTGGCGCCCCGCCGGTTCGGGCGTCGCCGCCGATCTGCCCGTGCTGATGTTGCAGAACGGTTTGGAGAACGAGCGCGCGGCCCTGCGCCGGTTCGCCCCGGTGTTCGGGGCGTCCCTGTGGATGCCGACGTCCTATTTGGAGCCCGGCGAGGTCAGCGCCCAGGGCGCCGAGACGTCCGGGATCCTGTGGCTGGGACAGTTCCCGTCCGGCGACGACCCTCGCCTCGAACAGATCGCCGCTGACCTGCGGACCGCGGGCTTCGGCGTCCAGATCGTGCCGGACCTGCTGCGGTGGAAGGCCGGCAAGCTGCTCGCCAACCTGGGCAACGCTGTCGACGCCTTGTTCGGGCTGGACGCGCGCGCCGCATCCTTCGGGAAGGACGTCCGCACCGAAGGTCGCCGGGTGCTGGCCGCAGCCGGCATAGATCCGGCCGACCTGCGTAAGGAGTCCGAAGTAGACACTGCCGCGGCGGACCCGGTGGAGATCCCGGGTCGTGCTCGCGGCGGCAGTTCGACCCGACAGAGCCTGGTCCGCGGCACCGGTTCGGTTGAGGGTGACTTCCTCAACGGCGAAATCGTCCTCCTGGGACGGCTGCACGGCGTGCCGACGCCACTGAACGAAGCCCTGCAACGACGACTTGCACTGGCCGCCGCCCGCGGTGAAGCCCCCGGATCCGCCGATTTCGCCGAACTCGCGCTGTCTCGTCCCCCGGTGCTGGTGAGCACGGACGAACTCCAGCGCCGGCTCGAGTCGGCCGACCCGCCGGTCTTGCTGGACGTGCGCTGGGCGCTGGGCGATCCGAATGGGCACCGTCACTTCCTTGACGGCCACCTACCGGGAGCGGTGTACGTCGACCTCGACACGGAACTCGCGGCCCCGGCCTCACCCGCGCAAGGACGACACCCGATTCCGGACGTGGAGGCCCTCCAGGCCGCGGCTCGCCGGTGGGGCATCCACGCGAATTCCACCGTCGTCGCGTACGACAACAGCGGAAACCTCGCCGCCGCCCGTGCCTGGTGGCTGTTGCGCTGGGCCGGGGTCGCGGACGTGCGGCTCCTCGACGGCGGGCTCGCCGCGTGGAACGACCGGCCACTGGAGACCGGCTTCGGACGCGTCCCGAACCCGGGCGATGTCGTCCTGGAACCCGGACACCTGCCCGTTCTCTCCATGGACGAAGCGGCCGCGTTGCCGGACCAGGGTGCGCTCCTCGACGCGCGCGCCGGGGAGCGCTACCGCGGCGAGCAGGAACCTGTGGACCCGCGAGCCGGCCACATCCCCGGTGCCGTCAGCGCACCGACCAGCGACAACCTCACCCCCGACGGTCGCTTCCGCTCGGCCGGAGAGCTCGGCACACGCTTCCGCGAGCTCGGCGCTGCCGAAGGCCCAGTCGGCGTCTACTGCGGTTCAGGTGTGACCGCGGCTCACGAAGTCGCGGCACTGGCCATCGCCGGAATCGACGCAGCCTTGTACCCCGGCTCGTGGTCCCAGTGGTCGAACCAACCCGACCGCCCGGCGGCGACCGGCCCGAAGCCCTGA
- a CDS encoding Hsp70 family protein: MSEDSTPMRHVLGIDIGSTGIAAAVCRDVGERWSEPVVRAPVESVVHVAADATVSVGSEAQRQSAAEPDRVARGFARRVGDEVPFLLGDELYTAEALTAAVIGWVVDQAAADEGEPAERIAVSHPPSWGVFRRKLLLDALRAAGLPPAILLPSPVAAAEGHLARERIDPGTLVGVCRIGGEHVDLAVLRRGATTFDLVTSAEPSEPSAGRMLDDLLFEHLREQWGDVPRALCTEAKARLSTAPEIEAGPARVTRAEFERLVRPALLATLEPLRRYERLNAVLLVGGTAAIPVLAEVVAELTGCRVVTEPEPASAVARGAALVARLHEGAAVESTALVPKVTGFADLEPDEPDDEPPVPPRPPVVLTPLEPPRRRFVPSRRGGSRSEDDE; encoded by the coding sequence GTGAGTGAGGATTCAACCCCTATGCGTCACGTCCTCGGCATCGACATCGGCAGTACCGGCATCGCCGCTGCCGTGTGCCGTGACGTGGGCGAACGCTGGTCGGAGCCGGTCGTGCGCGCCCCGGTCGAGTCGGTCGTGCACGTCGCCGCGGATGCGACGGTTTCGGTCGGCTCGGAGGCGCAGCGGCAGTCCGCGGCGGAACCCGATCGGGTGGCGCGGGGATTCGCGCGCCGCGTCGGCGATGAGGTTCCGTTCCTTCTCGGTGACGAGTTGTACACGGCGGAAGCGCTCACCGCCGCCGTCATCGGGTGGGTCGTCGACCAGGCCGCCGCCGACGAGGGCGAGCCCGCCGAGCGCATCGCGGTCAGCCACCCGCCGTCGTGGGGGGTGTTCCGCCGGAAGCTGCTCCTGGACGCGCTGCGCGCGGCCGGGCTGCCGCCCGCGATCCTGCTGCCGTCACCGGTCGCCGCGGCCGAGGGCCACCTCGCGCGCGAGCGAATCGACCCGGGGACCCTGGTCGGCGTGTGCCGGATCGGCGGCGAGCACGTGGACCTGGCCGTGTTGCGGCGCGGTGCCACGACGTTCGACCTGGTCACCAGCGCCGAGCCGAGCGAGCCCTCGGCCGGGAGGATGCTCGACGACCTGCTCTTCGAGCACCTCCGGGAGCAATGGGGGGACGTGCCGCGCGCGCTGTGCACCGAGGCGAAGGCGCGGCTGTCCACGGCGCCGGAGATCGAGGCCGGACCGGCGCGGGTGACACGAGCCGAGTTCGAGCGCCTCGTGCGGCCTGCCCTGCTCGCGACGCTCGAACCGCTGCGCCGCTACGAGCGGCTGAACGCCGTCCTGCTCGTCGGTGGCACGGCCGCGATCCCTGTGCTGGCCGAGGTGGTGGCCGAACTGACCGGCTGTCGCGTGGTGACCGAGCCGGAACCGGCGAGCGCGGTAGCCCGCGGGGCGGCGCTGGTCGCGCGGCTCCACGAAGGCGCCGCGGTCGAGTCGACCGCGCTCGTGCCCAAGGTGACCGGCTTCGCCGACCTCGAACCCGACGAACCGGACGACGAACCACCCGTTCCGCCGCGGCCGCCGGTCGTGCTGACCCCGCTCGAACCGCCCCGCCGCCGGTTCGTGCCCTCCCGCCGCGGCGGCTCCCGAAGCGAGGACGACGAGTGA